The Diospyros lotus cultivar Yz01 chromosome 11, ASM1463336v1, whole genome shotgun sequence region TTTTTAGAGTGGgtaacttttatcttttttacaatattatttttgttctctaCAAGGATGAATTTAGTGGAATAAgggcttgatttgttgttgttgtatggaTGAATCTGCTAGAAGTTAAAATGTACAGCCAGCTGACCGGTTCCCATAGATGCACATACTTCAATGAGACaattagcatatatatataatatatccaacagatttgttgttgttgataaTGATGGAGTGGAATTTATGCAAACAATGCAGTGATGTGACATTCTGCATCATTCTATTGAGGCAAGAGCATGTTTTGTAAGCACCTACAGTGGATAGACCTGcgccgggggggggggatggTCCATACAGTGTTCTTGTTAGGCCTATATGCCTATTACATTCACCATAAACATCCTACACATAAACAAATCTTCTAAGCCTTGGTGCTATATTCAACTAGAGTCAATGGCACAGTCCCTTAAAAGGCAAACTAAATATATCAGAAGGTACAGAGAAAACAGAAGGTAAGGGCAGTAACAACAGACAACCCAAGTCAAGCACTTGCCTCTCCAAATCAAAAAGTGCTCCCTCTTCAGTTCCCTGAAATAGGTCATCAATAGAAGTGGCTGCAGTACAAAAAAGTGCACAATGATGATTGTACAGCTCATCAATGAGAGTAATAAATCTCCGGGCCTGAAAAGCAGGAATAATTACTGAGAAACACAGTGATAACAATGAACAGCAAGAACTCACAGAGAACCTACACAATTGATAATAGTAGTTCAGCAAATCTGCGTATTGAAATTTTAGATAATGCTTAAAAGCATGAATGCAAGTGATTTTTCTCCATGAGGTCACACAATCTATCTACATGCAACACAAAGGGGTAGGTAGCTCATACTCTGCCTCCAGGTCCCATGTGACAAcctaatatttgaatatttacaATCAAATACGTGTGAAGTGGAATCAGCAAGCGAATATCCATAGTAGCACCAGAAAGCTATAGATTCAGAGTTGAACCCAAGAGACTCAAGTAATTTCTAACTCATATTATCAAGGAATATCCATCCAGGATCTCAAGAAGACTTCTGACAATCATTCTGTCCTTTAGCAACAACCCAAGAATCCCCCACTTTGGCAAATATCAGTTCTTGGTGACTGTAGTGGGATTAAGTTaatatgtttttgtttcttagtTTAATTTGGCTTCCTAGTTTGATAGAGATTGGAGAGTTTATAAATACCTCTCATGTATAGACaatattcaaatttcaaatgaattatAGATCATTGAACATGGTtatttatctctctcttcttcttagtttctttttctttccttcttatttcactCCTCTATATCtcatttcttctcctctttttcttccttcttattCTCAGATTCCAGATTACCTATTTGCAAACCCTAGGGCCAGAACAATATTAATCATCCCACAGTTATTGATGCCTGAAACCCAAATACATGCTGCCACAAGATCAATAGGCAACATAATTGTCTGAAATGGTTCATAGCAGCACTTGAAATAGGTTTCTTCCACTCAGGTTTTGGTGACACTCGTCAGCACTTGTAACGGTTCAACTTCAACACATGTATTGTGAATGTCAAGATTCCTCAGCAACAATTTCTGCTAAGACAAATCCACAATAAAGAAGAAGCTGTTTCCAGAAGAACGTAACAAATTTGCAAACTATAAAACATTTCATACAGGGGAAATCCATAATAACGGCAAATTCATTCTAACATATCTGGCAAGGATTTTGGAATTTGAAAGTATGATAGTACCTTGTCACGAATACGCATGCTCATTAAAGGAATATCAGAGATAAAAACCGTATGGTAGTTGTTAGCTATTGCAATGTAGTCTGCAGCCCCAACCTGGAGATGTTTAATGCCAAGGTATAAGTTAGACCAGTGATAATCAGTTTAAACTGCATGATGGCCAAGCAACAATACaaagaaataatgaaaatgatacCAGGGAAGAAAACAAACAGGCAAAAATAAGTATGACAAAGAACAAGGAAGAAATCTATCATCAGATCAAACAGAGAGCTAACAAGCTGTCTTCTTGTGGCCAACCATCTAAATCTTATCTGCTTGGAAATCTCTACTCGCATTGGAACTGTTTAACATATAAGTTAATATCCACCTGCTCATTCTCTCTTATTGCTTCAGGATTTGCAGATGCCTACTGCTAGGACAATCtatagaataaaatttaaagcaaGCTTAAACAAAACTACATTGGGGAAAGATGGGGTAGATTTGGGGGCAGGGAAAATGGGAACTTATCAATTGCTTAACTGCAAATATAGTTAACAAACTAGCGTTTCAATGAATATATCAGTCATCAGTAACAGATTAATagtaataagaataatatactAGTTCTTCAATAAGTGAAGTGACTAAAGCAATGAGTAAAATGACTAAACAGACTGAAAAGTTAAGAAGGGAAAATCGAAAGCATAATACCGGTCGACCACATAAATAGTCAAATGTAAACCGTGCCACCCCATTGCAGCTTTGAGGAACTTCCAATGTTCTGATTAGGGGAAAATTGTTCATTATTGATCTCAATTGATTGCATTAGAAACAGTATTATTACACATCTGAAAGTACCTCCCAAACATGACAGGGATAGTTTCAGAGGTTATCTTTTCACCAGATTGTCTTGTAACCTCATTCCACACATCCTCAAACTCCTTAATCACAACGCTGTCCAGAGGCCAGAAGTAGTGAACCTGCagattttgtgaaatttattgCACCAAAAGGAGGTGTCAAAAACACAGATAAATTGCATGTTACACAATTTTTGAAAGAAGTGATGTCTAAATATGAGCTTCTTTCCAGAGGTTATAATTGTTTCCATATCACATCATTATAAAATTTCATGCCCATCCATTACCAAAATACAAAGGCTACTAAGAAATATTTATAAGAAGAGGTTGAGGCGGGGTTAGAAAAATAGTAAGTTTCTGGTGTTTATGCTCTCCTTGAGGGAAACTATTCACTATATTCATGACAAAGCTAGACAAGGAAGAGGTACTTCAGTCTTGTCCAGATCACATTAATTTCTAGCAGATTGTCCAAGTACAGGTTCTTCAATTGTGGGCCAGTAAAAAGATGCCTGAATCTTTATGCTAAAGCTATTTGAAAAGTATTACCACAGTAGATCACAGTGAAAGCATCCCCCGTCCAACTTAGCTTCCTTTTAAAAGAAAGCATTGGTGTAAATACCATATCTGCTTCAAGTGGGAGTGATAGTTTGTGCTTCTGAGaatctttctttgttttctttaacaCCAGAGGACAAGGGTTAAAGACTGGTTGCAATAAGGAAAAAATGCTTTCTGTCcttaatttataaaagaaaaaatataatttacttCAAATTGGGGAACTTGGCTGACATCCAAGTTTGCTGGACAAAGATTACTTTGAGGATATGAGAGCAGAAAGAAATCAGGCATCTAGAGCACTTTATTTTCATAACCTTAGTTAACCAATCATTTGGATGAACACATGGGTACATGCATTTATCCAACTTCATTGAGAAACTTTTTCAATACAGCTGTATCATTGTCATACTGAAAGGAATTTTTACATCATCTTTTGATCCAAAGACAATTGGCATCAGCTCCAAGGTCTTTTGCATACTTTTGGTTACGGTGCACCCACTTTCTTTACCTTTTGAAGACCAATTGacagatttaattttttcactaCTTGGGAAAAAGGCCATTTTTAGTTCACTTCTTTCCCTTATCGTTTGTTTGTATATAACCACTTTTACAAATGTGTTccagaagaagaaagaaaaatatttaaatatataagaaTGAAAAACCACATAGATATAAGTTCATGAATGAATCCAGTAATGCATGTATAACAGAACACAGTTAAGATTCATTGACTAAAACAAAGAGATCAGGAACAAAAAGTAATTTTGCCCAAGTTCTCACTCTGTCTATTGATCTTTGTGCTATAAAACGACGATAATCAATCTCACTTCCTATCAGGACATTCTCACAGTGCTTATCCAATTTGGTAACAAGCTTGAGAAAGATCTCCCGCTGCATCCCATCCTGAAACAGAAACAGATCCAGTAATAATTTTAGGTCGatctagaacatttgaaacTATAACCCTCACAGAAGCAATGtattttcattcatatatatCAGAAATCAACCAGGATTTTAGAGAAAGGCATTTGATAAGACTCCATACTGGGCCTCCTTAGATTCACAGGAATCCTTTCAACTAACATAAACACATATCCCCTGCTAAAATTATGACGTTCTCCATGCACTAATACGGAAAGGttcaattattttcaaaacttctgcTATATATGTTTCATATACACTTGCCTCAATACTCCATCTGGGAGTGGGTACCCTCTCCTTCATGGGCAGGGATAAAATTTGGAACTTCAAGATGACTCTTTATTGTATGAAATATGCTAGCAGGTCagatttgataataaatttggAACTGAAAACAAAGACTACAGAAGGCATAGTAATGGGGGTTCAGGTTTTCCAGGGATCCAGTAAAGTCCCACCTGATTCAAGTCCTTTGGAGCTCGGTTACTGGTGGCCACAAGAACAGTTCCTGTGGTCAACAATCTGCTCAGAATTCCAGATAAGGCCACAATAGCGAACACATCGACAGTCtgtaacaaaaagaaagaaccCTTAAGACATAAATAACTTACAAAATCGAGAAGTTTATTTCCGAATGACACGTATGCGCCTGAACCAACAAAAACAATTTCCCATGCAAAGTGAATCTTGAGCAAATGCAACTCTTCAAATAACATATAACAGGAAAAGAGTTGATACAATAGGATCTTTTACCAGCTTAATATTCAACTTTTGAAAGACAATCTAATTTAATTACTCGTCAAAAAATGTCAGTTAACAAGCTGATCATTAGAATGAGTGTGTTATTTATATGGAGAATAATGCCGCAACGTGTCAATGATACGGATCAAGTATGAGAAATAGAAACAACTATGGGATATCACACGATGTGGCACCTTGATATGGCATATCCTAGAAAAGTACTGATAATGTAGctatacatataaattatttccaCCTATCcgtcaaataaataaattgggtTATTAGAGTAAATTTTCATATTGAGAACTTAATATGTGGAACATAAGAGTTCAATAAGTTCATTTCATATTGTGTCTTAGAACTATTCTCTCAATATACTTTATAATTGGGGTTCTATCCTACACTAAAAGGCAGAATTGAATCCTTGATTTACAGTTGTCATCTTCTAACATCAAATTTTCTTTAAGAATGGGATGCTTTGAGCCATACCAGGAAACTGCTTCAGCAGACTGTCCAAGTAATGTGTTATCTAATTGTGGGCATATTTAAGCAGTTTGCATGTCTGGAGCTTCCTTATGTGTTTTCTAATTGGATCAAGAGCAGTCTCTTTGTGATTGTTACATATGTTAACATTTAACACAGCATAATGAGAGCATATCTTCCCCAAGAAATGCAACTGGCACCAAAATCCCAGTTAAGCATGTTATACTTGTGGCCCAATAACCAATAAAGGAAAACAAATTAACATATCAAACATTTTTACCTGTATCTCATCAAAGCATAGGATTCTAGCACCTTTTTTATCTGCTTGCTCATCAAGAAGAAACTTATCTGCTACAGCAGGGAGTATGTTTTTCATCTGTACTTCTTGCTTGTATCTTTCTTCAGCAGCTATCCATTCTTTAACATTAATATCAAAAGGAAGATTCATGATCCAACTAGAAATACCAGACTGCAAAGATTTATCCTCCTGTTGTTTCTTCCATATGTTATGCATGTGCTCATGTATTTCAAGCATAGCCTGCATG contains the following coding sequences:
- the LOC127812582 gene encoding uncharacterized protein C115.02c isoform X2, which translates into the protein MRRVCSISSIFSLGFARRSSAFRSIVLRFYSDHQPPRASHSRCPGPFTQYRNLVEQGKLRHDPYQEKVASELENLLGRLEQHEKDMEEYYVELATWEENREKERRRLLMEEAEVKQQAGIWTSVNKHRNRLLQRLMSWRTPKHIEPGVGKWVSYLNREKKLDSRVGRRPTIPPAPKGLYLYGNVGSGKTMLMDMFYSATQGIVKHRRRFHFHKAMLEIHEHMHNIWKKQQEDKSLQSGISSWIMNLPFDINVKEWIAAEERYKQEVQMKNILPAVADKFLLDEQADKKGARILCFDEIQTVDVFAIVALSGILSRLLTTGTVLVATSNRAPKDLNQDGMQREIFLKLVTKLDKHCENVLIGSEIDYRRFIAQRSIDRVHYFWPLDSVVIKEFEDVWNEVTRQSGEKITSETIPVMFGRTLEVPQSCNGVARFTFDYLCGRPVGAADYIAIANNYHTVFISDIPLMSMRIRDKARRFITLIDELYNHHCALFCTAATSIDDLFQGTEEGALFDLESFQFETEIEGGKLRRDVLAGGDVSSGGAPAGIISMLSGHEEMFAFRRAVESSFKCSLYDTQKGLCNFERQKRSSFVQIF
- the LOC127812582 gene encoding uncharacterized protein LOC127812582 isoform X3, with the protein product MEEAEVKQQAGIWTSVNKHRNRLLQRLMSWRTPKHIEPGVGKWVSYLNREKKLDSRVGRRPTIPPAPKGLYLYGNVGSGKTMLMDMFYSATQGIVKHRRRFHFHKAMLEIHEHMHNIWKKQQEDKSLQSGISSWIMNLPFDINVKEWIAAEERYKQEVQMKNILPAVADKFLLDEQADKKGARILCFDEIQTVDVFAIVALSGILSRLLTTGTVLVATSNRAPKDLNQDGMQREIFLKLVTKLDKHCENVLIGSEIDYRRFIAQRSIDRVHYFWPLDSVVIKEFEDVWNEVTRQSGEKITSETIPVMFGRTLEVPQSCNGVARFTFDYLCGRPVGAADYIAIANNYHTVFISDIPLMSMRIRDKARRFITLIDELYNHHCALFCTAATSIDDLFQGTEEGALFDLESFQFETEIEGGKLRRDVLAGGDVSSGGAPAGIISMLSGHEEMFAFRRAVSRLIEMQTHLYLGGVRCLHPFFQAKHQRYGDNSARNLQSEQLF